The sequence below is a genomic window from Ischnura elegans chromosome 2, ioIscEleg1.1, whole genome shotgun sequence.
CTTAATAAACAAATACCGATCCATTTCTGAACGCTTAATTCACGATTCACAATTGTGTCCTAAATAACGGGGGTttaaaggccgtttaacacgggacacggaattgcgcaggctagagctgaatttatttccataatttgaaattttaaaaactaacagTGATTTCCATATGTAATGAAAAACAGGTAATTTCACATGCTCCAACGCCGGTGCAAATAGCAAACCTAGCAAACATATCTGCACCACTTGCTgctctcataaaatattaaaaagcctTACAATTCCAGGGAAGCTTTGAATGCTAAGGCTAAGCATTTCCTCCGAATACTGGCACTCTCAAATGGATCACTGCCATTATCCTGGTATAGGAGTGATTGATAATAATGGAGAAAATTAGTTTGAGCTTCTTCATCCATTCCAAAAATCTGGCGCTCAATTTTGTACAAAGACGCGCATGACGCACTTCATATTTTCGTTATTCTTATGTTTCGAAAATTTCTCCAACTGTACAAATTTTATTCCGGTTAATCGGATTGTAAGTTCCGTTTTATTggttttatttgttaatttttgtacTCAGAGCCTTGAAATTTGTTCAAGTGTTTTATCTTTGTGACATATAACTCTTGAGAGGTTTTTAGAATCGGTTACTTGTCGGGTTGGTGATTAACCTTTGGCATTGCATTTTGTACCGTAGCGCACTCCTTGCGGACGTAAATCGGGTGATCACTCATCACTCGGCTCTTAGTGAACGATGGGTTCCCGGCCAGTTATCCTGTGTATATGTTGAGCCATTTGTAGCTGTGGTGTCTTCCTCGTGTTTAGTGTTCTGGGTATTACATAACATaacaacataatatttagtaCATCAGCTGACTTATTGTTGATGGTAAATTCAATATGACTCTCCTAAGAACAGTCTTCGTAATCAATTGCAGTATTACCCCTCTTGGCCGGATGTCAGTTCAGAGATCTGTCACGGTAagctatttttgtgtttttatttctctaCATAATCAGCTGTTTCTGAAACAATTGGGGTTTTGGCACTTGGTGTCGCAGTTATTCTTTTAATCATTGTGTGATATTAGCTATTTTACTCtaacatcgtttttttttctagcCTTTTAAAACTATCGCTTCGCCCCGCCCGGCATGTGCAATTTTTCAATCATGGACACCGCTAAGAAATTATACCGTGAGCCACTTAACCAAAGCCATGGACTTAATTACccctggaaaagaaaaaataagtctAATAGCTGAAGTTAATGAAAAAGAGCCAAAAGTAGGCTTGCAGCGGAAGTTGGTCTTAGCTAATCCTCCGCCGGGAAAGTCCCTTGTAGTTCTTCTGCCATGGTTGTTGAGTCGTCCGAAGCATAtccaaaaatttgcaaaactatACCTAGACTATGGTTTTGATGTGCTGACTGTGAGATTAACGCCGTGGCAGTTACTGTGGCCGGTGAAAGGGAGTCAGgtaagttttttttcagtttttttgttgcaaaaatcATCGATTGTATTGTATGTTGTGGGTAAATGGAAAGTCATACTATTCTTTGCGCTCATCATTAATTTGATGAGAGTGGTTTAGTTTGTATTTAACGATAACTATACTCAGTCATGTCGAGGTTAACAATTTGAAAGGTAAATGCAGCGCTTCGGTGTACTCCGCTCTTAAAAATGCCTTGCAGAACTTGACGTCCTTGAAAATTGCAGGCTCGTAGATTATATTTTGCCTCGCTTCTATggatttcattttcttgcttCCTGTTTCTAAAAATTGTCGTTTCTTGTTTTAGGTCGTTGCTGGAGAGTTGGTGAGCTTTTTACATTACAACCAGAGCTACTCCACTCTGTTTTTACACGGATTCTCCATCGGAGGATACCTCTGGGGGGAAGCACTACGTTATATTGTAGATGATAAAGAGGGGCGTTATAAGCCCATACTGGACCGCATTGTGGGCCATGTTTGGGACAGTGCAGCAGACATGCAAGACATTCCTATTGGTTTTTCCCGTGCCATGTTTCCCACAAATGCTGTTCTGCGTGCAGGGTTGGAGAGATACACCAGGTCAGTTCTCCTTACGTTTTgattattgctttttaaatttatttattcgccATTTAGATCAGTCATTTAATCCATTTGAATGTTATTTGCTTCATCACATTATCCTTAGGATTTATTTGTTGTCTTTGCATACATAAAGTCTTGGTGAATACTTTCTATACTGTCATAGTTTTCCTTCTTCATCAGATTATTGGCGGGTGGattgtttctatcaattttaattGGTTGTAAATATGTGTTAATTCTGTGATATATTTCTTAACTTTACCAAATGCGATAATGCATCCAACTTCCTTCACATTACTAATATATCATGAGGATATAGTGTTCCAAGAGTACCAAGTGAGTTACCTAATTCAAAATGATATTACTTACCTCCACAAAGGGTAGTCTGAAATTGTGGATCGTCTGCTATGCCCATCTTTGTCAATATTCACTGACTTGAGATGTGAATACTGTTTTTATGGAGGAAGTGTGTGAAGTATGAATTATCTGGTCTTTTTTGTGACCTCAGAAGGGATCACCCAAatgatagcttttcagggactaATCTTGGTCAATATTCACTGACTTGAGATGTGAATACTGTTTTTATGGAGGAAGTGGGTGAAGTATGAATTATGTGGTCTTTTTTGTGACCTCATAAGGGATCACCCAAatgatagcttttcagggactaTGACAGTCACAGCAAAAgctaattttttccattacatgATTTTTCCCCCTatctttttccatcatttatgCTGTCACCTCAAGTGTGTTGATTAGGAATCTTTCAGCTCTGATTGGGTAAATGATGTATTCAGGGatggtaaaaaatatgtaatgagtGATGGAGAGAAAGCAATGGAATTTCTTCTCACTTGAGCCATTTCTGTAAAAGTTTACCTCAATCTCAATTTCAGCtattatttgagctatttttgGGATATCCTTTGTAAGGAGTGAAAGTATTCATTCAAGTATTATAACAGAAAGCAGTTTTTATCttattgcaaaattatatttattgctatGTCTTCTAGTTTTAAGATGATTCAGCGATTTTTATCTCAAGGCGATCAGTACATTAGGTACAGCTGTTCatgatatccatttttttccagagttttatttttaattcttgtaAAGATTCATTGCCCATATTGcatgatatatttttaactatagCTATTGGTATATGGCACATACTTTCTCTCGCATTTTTAGGAAAGTTCTCTTCTTTTGtcctcaaatttttttaaagtcttccagttgtaattttatcaaattatccCTCCCCCAATGAGTTGGTCGGCTTTTTCTATCATTAATTTACAGTTAGTATATTTTTATAGTTGCAATTGTGAAGCCCATTTTGAAGTATGGTGAAGTAAAAGCATGATGTCTTCTTAAAGTTTGATTTATCCGTCTTgcatttggtgaaatattctttGAAGATGTCACCCAAATTAATGATCCCCTTCAAGTCAACAGTGggtcattttaatcattttatttattataagaagTTCTGACGGATCATATGAAAGTGCCTTATAATAAGTTTGTCAAATTTCATTACTTGCGATAAATTTGCTGTCATTCAATTCTTCAACATCGATGCACAGTGTATAACTTTGGAAAcatataataattattgcatGTATTTGAATCGCAAGGTCGTATCTTGGTGTGATTTTGATGGCTCTCGTGGAAAGTATTcagttcaaattaatttctttatctaTGATTACTTCCAGCTTTTTGTTGTGGCCCCATGTGAAGGATGTCCCTTATCTTGGATTGCATCAAATCTTATGTAACTAAGACACTCTtatcatagagaaaaaaatgtatgttataATGTGGTTATTTGATCTGTTGGTTCCTGGTTTCAGTTGTCTCACTCACTATCAGTCTTATGGCCTTTTGTCTCTTTATATCCATCGACTCTAATGCaccattgatttaaatttaagctTGATCCTAGCTCCGAAtgtattaatgttattattatatcTTCTTAAAACCCTTATCAAAAACTCAGGTGTTCAATATGCTGTTGGTAGTGTCCTActttctgataatattttttataactgttGGGTTCCAGTTTAACTCGGCATGTACAAAAAATGACACGTTctttcttagattttatttcattccctAAGGGAAACGTTCACGTAAAAATGACAACAAGACAGACCAAAAAACATGCTAGTACacattcattaaattttgcataAGAGGGAAAATTGGACTATTGCATCAACCAAGTCTATGtgagactgttttttttttcgctaacTGTCATGACAATAGTTTTGCTGCAATTAACGAtcattatattgatttattttttataggtaCCACCTGAAAACATTCCATGACGCAGCTACATGTCATTACATACGTTCTAGTCAAATGTTTCACAATGCACTGGTGAGGTCTCCGTCACTCTTTCTACTGTCAAAGGCTGATCCTGTTGGAACTGTTGAGAGCAATATGAGTGTGAAGATGGACTGGGAGGCTCTTGGTGTCAAGGTAAGCCTTAGTCTTTGATGAATTACCATTGCGTCTGCACTGCTCTTCAAGAAGTACTTTTTTGGTAACTTCCATTTCAGCATGTAATACTTAAGTTAGCATGACTTATTTTATGAGATCAATGAAATCATAGGGTAATAATTGTGAGTCTTAGGGTTTTCTGCAAGTGTTTCTTTGGGATAGGTGCGCAATTGCTACACATTCCATCAATCCCGCCTCCATGGGAACTAGAGCACTACATTAGACCTTTTTAGCTGGACATAATGCTGAACTTCGCCCATAGCCATGTCCTTAGCATAATAtcctaattattttcattttgctaaGTGGTGTTGACTTAAAAAAACATGCGGTACTACCCATATAGAACGGCAGTCCATTTCCCCCTGCAACATTTTATACTACTATTTAAAGGTGGATAGGTAGATTTACAAAGGAACACAATTTTCCTTTTGGACTATTAGAATGAAAAGTTGCTCTGCTTTTATGAATTACCCCTTTTTAAAAATGCACATGTGTATCGTCCGGCCCcgtttatggaaaataaaaactcttgGCATTACGTGGTATACATTACGCTGCGTTAGTTTTGTGCCGCAAATGCATCGGAAATGTCAAATTTTCTCTCGTCCCTCTCGGTTTGAGCTGGGTTAAAACAATCTCACTGTTAAATGCGCCCTCATTGTTAGGCAGGTCATTTCGCATGGTATCGGAGCTCGCGCGTTCTCATGGTTTGTATACAGTCTTCGCAGTCAACttccttgagagagagagagagagtgatttGTCGAAAACCGAACGGCCGACAATTGTATTCAAAGCGTTCGTAATGAAGCCTGTTACGAAATTCCCCTCTCAAAGCTGTAGATCGCTTCTGGGTTGCATCGGAGTGTTTGCCTTTCTTGTACTCTTCGCGGTTTCGTTCTTAAATATAGCCTGCTTGAATACTACGCCGTAAACACTGACCTGCGTAACGTGCCGTAATCCACAGGGGACTCTGCGGTCTCATTTTCGCCCCTTTAGTTGTAATAATTTTTGCCCAAAGGGCAAGACTGATCCAAATCCATACATTTTTGGAGCTTTGGGAGTCTCAGCCGCACgcgaaatatttttctcccttgCGGCGACTACCTACTCGCGATAAATCTGCTGAGGAGACTACTTACCCTGTGGCATCTATCCACGGACATTCCATTTTTCGatgtttttacatttcataatgtctaccaaaaatgaactATGAATTTACCTTTTAGCTTTATGCAATCGAAATATGCTATAGCTATCCTAATGAAAAGTGTGGTCTTCTAATGAGTGCGAATTGATAGAATAGGCAACCCGCACATCACATATGCACCGCCTAATTTCTGCCTTGCTACGTGCCTGCGATACGGTGAAGAACGCGGATACACCCATAAACGAATTATTTTGACCGATTCGCGATACTGGCTTGGCCATCTTTTGGGTTTCCTTCCATCCGACAACAATATAGTGCATTTGCGTTGCCAGGGACGTTAAATCATTTTTAGATATCCTGAATAATGGCATTAGTATTATAATACCCTAAAATATCCTGATTTAACTAACATACTAACATATTAATAACGACCTAGGTGTGGTGTCTTGGATGttgtttattcattttgaagTCCCATggcttaacaaatgaaaagagtTCGTTTTATCTGATAATGTAGCTATGGCAATACGGGATTTTTT
It includes:
- the LOC124154556 gene encoding uncharacterized protein LOC124154556 yields the protein MTLLRTVFVINCSITPLGRMSVQRSVTPFKTIASPRPACAIFQSWTPLRNYTVSHLTKAMDLITPGKEKISLIAEVNEKEPKVGLQRKLVLANPPPGKSLVVLLPWLLSRPKHIQKFAKLYLDYGFDVLTVRLTPWQLLWPVKGSQVVAGELVSFLHYNQSYSTLFLHGFSIGGYLWGEALRYIVDDKEGRYKPILDRIVGHVWDSAADMQDIPIGFSRAMFPTNAVLRAGLERYTRYHLKTFHDAATCHYIRSSQMFHNALVRSPSLFLLSKADPVGTVESNMSVKMDWEALGVKVYVKCWEDSAHVCHFVQHQKEYISELNLFLASLGLITQAEKAQAKL